From a region of the Carassius auratus strain Wakin chromosome 31, ASM336829v1, whole genome shotgun sequence genome:
- the LOC113051207 gene encoding thrombospondin-type laminin G domain and EAR repeat-containing protein-like, giving the protein MEGQHSLVPSLSTLLGLQLFLLLLPLTESVTVVPWKPCSDLHPVDLLSRVLPRNGEALAGIQTEVRVTLGSKPACTAAELGQLWFDTLKRGLFLCDGAYWHSMLQEKDRLHYVDDYQDLYTTSETLDIELFQIPSVGLFAAMAHQANKPGSAIYRWNHGQFQLYQNISTFKAQAWKQFTIGRKMFLAVSNSMGPVDGERELSVIYRWSNKRLKFVRYQTLETHSACDWEAFHINNEAFLHSVANHRTETGNHNIDSIVYKWNPGTKTFEVNQTISTSGAYDWEFFTVGPYHFLAVANAFDGTSTQTDSSIYIWLGGAFQLFQTIRTFGATDWEMFQIGNRVFLAVANGHMLCERGPSLYTINSTIYELDVTTKMFLKFQDIVTYSAVDWELFSVGDEHFLVVANSYDGSSYSLNSVIYRWQGYEGFVPVHRLPTIGCSDWEFFTSAEGSYLMYSSAKAPLSKVFKLRIH; this is encoded by the exons ATGGAAGGACAGCATAGCTTGGTGCCATCCTTATCCACCCTACTTGGACTGCAGTTGTTTCTGCTGCTTCTGCCATTGACAGAAAGTGTGACCGTAGTGCCATGGAAACCCTGTTCAG ATCTCCATCCAGTGGACCTGTTGTCTCGAGTGCTGCCCCGAAACGGAGAGGCTCTGGCTGGGATCC AGACGGAGGTCCGTGTGACTCTGGGGTCTAAACCAGCATGTACTGCGGCAGAACTGGGACAACTCTGGTTTGATACTCTTAAAAGAGGCCTTTTCCTATGTGATGGTGCATACTGGCACTCTATGTTGCAAG AGAAAGACAGACTACACTACGTAGACGATTACCAGGACCTCTACACCACCTCAGAGACTCTGGACATTGAGCTTTTCCAGATCCCCTCTGTTGGGCTGTTTGCTGCTATGGCTCATCAGGCTAACAAACCAGGCTCTGCCATCTACCGCTGGAACCACGGCCAATTCCAGCTCTACCAGAACATCAGCACCTTTAAAGCCCAGGCATGGAAACAGTTCACTATAGGGAGGAAG ATGTTCTTGGCAGTGTCGAACTCCATGGGTCCAGTGGACGGAGAGCGAGAGCTATCTGTGATCTATCGGTGGAGTAATAAGAGGCTGAAGTTTGTGCGTTATCAGACCCTGGAGACGCACAGTGCATGTGACTGGGAGGCCTTTCATATTAATAATGAAgcttttttacact ctgtGGCTAATCACAGAACAG AGACTGGCAATCACAACATTGACAGCATTGTTTATAAGTGGAACCCAGGCACCAAGACGTTTGAGGTGAACCAAACCATCTCGACATCAGGAGCTTATGACTGGGAGTTTTTCACCGTAGGACCCTACCACTTCCTAGCAGTGGCCAATGCATTTGATGGCACCTCCACCCAAACAGATTCATCCATCTACATCTGGCTTGGTGGAGCTTTTCAGCTTTTTCAGACTATAAGG acaTTTGGGGCTACAGACTGGGAGATGTTTCAGATTGGAAACAGAGTCTTCCTAGCTGTTGCCAATGGACACATGCTGTGTGAGAGAGGACCAAGCCTCTATACCATCAACTCAACTATATATGAACTTGATGTGACAACCAAGATGTTCCTCAAATTCCAAGACATTGTAACATACAG TGCGGTGGACTGGGAATTATTTTCTGTTGGAGATGAACACTTCTTAGTCGTAGCCAACTCTTACGATGGATCATCTTACTCTTTGAACAGTGTTATATACAG ATGGCAGGGATATGAGGGTTTTGTTCCTGTCCATCGGTTGCCTACTATTGGATGCAGTGACTGGGAGTTCTTTACCTCAGCAGAGGGTTCATACCTGATGTACTCCAGTGCCAAAGCACCTCTCTCCAAAGTCTTCAAGCTCAGGATCCACTGA